Within the Borrelia miyamotoi genome, the region CCCTATGATTGTTGGTTTTAATTACCTTAGCAAGATCATTAACTTTTATTATTTTAAGGTTATATTTTTTTGCTAATTTTTCAATGTTTGTACTCTTTGGACTTGTTTTTGAAATATATAATTTAAGCCCTTTATTGTTTTTGATGCTTTCAATTATTGAATTGGCGTGTGTAATATACATACCTAAACTGGTCTTAAAGTTGTCTCATCAGTGTCTTTGATTTCCTTGCTTAAAGCTTCCATTAAGTTAGTGGCATCGTAACTTAGATTTTGAGGGGTTTTTATTTTAACAATCAAGATGAGATTTCCAAGTTTTTCTGTCTGTAGTATTGGCATGCCTGCATTTTTGATGATAATTTGTTCATTATTTTCTATACCCTTTGGAATCTTTATTTCAATCTTTTTTCCTGCTATTGTTTGTATTTTTACTTCTTTTCCAAGTGCTGCTTGAGTAAAGCTTATTGGAAGAGTTGCATATAGGTCTTTGCTATTTCTTTTGAAGATTTTATGGGGCTTTATAGATACTCTTATATATAGATCTCCATATTGTTGATTGTCAGGATTTATACTGCCTTTTCCTCTCATTTTTATTTGCTGGGAATCATCAATTCCTGCTGGAATTTTTAGTTCAATTGTTTCTTTATGTTTTATACTTCCAGTACCTTTGCATGATTTACAAGGATTTGATACTATTTTTCCATTTCCATGGCATTTTTGGCATGTAGTTGTTACTCTAAAAAAGCCTCCCCCTTGCATTACTCTGCCGCTACCATTACACATGTTGCATGTTGAAGGACTGGTGCCTTTTT harbors:
- the dnaJ gene encoding molecular chaperone DnaJ; this encodes MKKDYYEILGLSKGASKDEIKKAYRKIAIKYHPDKNKDNKEAESIFKEATEAYEVLGDDNKRTQYDRFGHTAFEGGGSGFSGFSSGFNGFSDIFEDFGDIFDSFFTGRRGQERSNQNSKGQDITYQIEISLEDAYLGYQNKINITRNMLCESCVGKKSEKGTSPSTCNMCNGSGRVMQGGGFFRVTTTCQKCHGNGKIVSNPCKSCKGTGSIKHKETIELKIPAGIDDSQQIKMRGKGSINPDNQQYGDLYIRVSIKPHKIFKRNSKDLYATLPISFTQAALGKEVKIQTIAGKKIEIKIPKGIENNEQIIIKNAGMPILQTEKLGNLILIVKIKTPQNLSYDATNLMEALSKEIKDTDETTLRPV